Proteins found in one Salvia splendens isolate huo1 chromosome 10, SspV2, whole genome shotgun sequence genomic segment:
- the LOC121751121 gene encoding sigma factor binding protein 2, chloroplastic-like, producing the protein MNGGDPRLVKSIKKSYKGKRKKSDPLKVVYISSPMKVKTSASRFRSLVQELTGKNSDVSQYMDDNSDYLAKDFYHEIDCDDQSLAKETSDDQYRTNLSVSTEDTPTSSDSFQGQMDISVFTSQMSEQLQGAFSSNSFCDPLQLDVLGSFDELMWN; encoded by the coding sequence ATGAACGGCGGTGATCCAAGATTGGTGAAGAGTATAAAAAAAAGCTACAAAGGCAAGAGAAAGAAGAGTGATCCACTCAAAGTGGTGTACATTTCTAGCCCCATGAAGGTCAAGACGAGCGCTTCGAGATTTAGGTCACTCGTGCAAGAACTCACGGGTAAAAATTCCGACGTGTCGCAGTACATGGACGACAACTCAGATTATCTAGCCAAAGACTTCTATCACGAGATTGATTGTGACGATCAATCTCTAGCGAAGGAGACGAGCGACGACCAATACCGGACTAATTTGTCGGTATCTACCGAAGATACCCCTACTAGCTCCGACTCATTTCAAGGGCAGATGGACATTAGTGTGTTCACTTCACAAATGAGTGAGCAACTCCAAGGGGCATTTTCGTCCAACTCGTTTTGTGACCCTTTGCAGCTTGATGTTCTTGGAAGCTTTGATGAATTGATGTGGAATTAA